From the Colletotrichum lupini chromosome 1, complete sequence genome, the window GGAAACTATCGGTCAGGAAACGCAGTGGTCCTGGTCACATCCCGATTCCCGTCTCGTTAAGACGACCAAATGCTGCGCGGGCTCCAGACGAAAGCCAGATGAATCGACAACCCCTCAAAAAGGTGCAATCCCTCATGCGTTCCAGACTACATTTGCGGGGCAGATGCCTTCGAACTCGGGCGTAGCGGGGTTCGGCCGCCTAAGGGGACTAGTCGAGTGGTTGTGTCTAATCATGAGCCGGAGTCGTTTCGCAACGGTGGATGATGAACGCGTCCCAGCTCCACGCCCCGTCCGGGGAACACCATGCATGCGTGCATGGTAATGATGGTCACTAGCGTGGTGTGTAAAGTGAGAGCTCAAAATATAATCGACCTGATGAAGCCTAGGGCTAGCTTAAGAGCGTAGCCTGCTCGGTGCTGTGATATCAACTATTAGCCCATAGTAAAAACATCCAGCCTTGAGCGCGGGAATATCTGCAGAATCGAAGATGATTCAGTTGAGGTTAGTCTGCACCATGAGTTGCCACCGGGGTCATTCTTTGATGTTGGAAGCTGATTGGTATGTAAGGTAGCCGGCAGCCACCTGGGAGCACCAAAGGGCAGCGCTGAAGGATGGCCTGCCTGCCAGTGTTCCAGTTCTTGAAGATGGATATCCTGGGCAGGCATTCGTACAAAAAGAGAAGGTCACAGTTCAAGCTATGTCCCGGTCAGTGGACATCGTTTTGACACAGACATAGCATATCTTGACTGCGCGTGGAGGAGTGGTCATACAGCCCGGAGCCGAGACAACATGGAGGGTTGACTTCAACCACGCCCCCACCATCCAGAAGGAAAGCGAGAAACCTCCTTCCCGTTCAGTCAATTTCCTTCTAGCGGACTGGAAGAGAACTGGCCTCAGTGATGCGGCAGGCTGGGGCAGCATATTGTTGCGGCAGCGCAGCCGGCTATGAACGATAAGTTCCGCGGCCTCCGATCAACTTTGATCGGGCAGCAAGAAGAAACAGAAGAAGAGACTGCAATGAAAGGGTGGGTAGGATGTGGTCTCAAGCCCCTCGACTGTGGCCCTTGGCAGTGAGGTCTTGTGTTGTCATATCTGCGAGTTGCTTCATGCCGTTGGCATCCCGGATAGCGCCCGCAACCAGACGCATCCGATGGCCTACGTGGCCCAATTATGCCTTGCTCCAACGCCAGTGGAGATGATAGATGCTTCGGCTCGATGCAGAGTGCTGCCCGTTGCATAAAAATCCCCTCACTTTCTTGCTTCGCTCTCCGATTCAGGGCCCGTATCGTGATGCCTTGTGATGTTGTTCGCTTAGGCACCAGTGATCCGACAGAGCCTGACAGAGTGTTCCGGTTGCCTTGATGGTTTGCTCAGGGCAGCAAAATATCAGCTACGGTCGGGTGAATTCAACCGACCTTCGTCTGGGTTTGTGTCGTCCTCGGAAGTGTTGTCCTCGTTCGTTTGTGGTCGACCTTACTCAGCCGATTGACTAAGCTCGCTTGTGTGACCTGCTTTCAAGGGGTTCTGACTTTGTCTTCTCCGAACACATGCTCGGAGGCCTGGTGATTGTGCCTCGTTCTTAGATGGCAGTTCGTTCAACGAATCGACGAAGGAAGGATGCTGCGGATGGAGGATTGGACCAAGTATGGTTTAGTGTAAAAGCAACTGTGAAATGAGGGACTACAAGAAGCTGGGGATTCTCTTGATAAATATCCGTTCGACGGTGGCTTTGAACTGGGCATTGCGCCTTTTTACACCAAGGGATCTTGCTCCCATTAAGTATGCGAAGAAGCCATCGTCGGATGTGGGGTATGTTGTGCCTTTCTGTGTACGGAGTAACTTGGATGTAATTTCCTGACTTTGGTAAGTTTCAGTGACAGTATCCGTACGATTCGAGGCACAGTAGGAAGCCCCGAATGCTATGTCTAATTGGGTCCAGCCACGATCTCGGTATCGATCAGACTGGCAACGCAGAAGATAACACAGTTTGTGCACTGTTTCTTTCCCAATCCATCCTTCGACATGATTCTCCTGCCGAGACAGAAGGACTATCCTCGTCCAATGAAATCCAAGATACGACATATATCGGAAGCGCCATGGACTCACACGTAGACATGTTGATGCAGCGTGGCCTTTTGGTCGAAAAGAGTTGCATGCAAGGCGTCGGATTAGTCGCGCAGTTGAATCCATCTTTTTCCCGTCTAAGGATCTAAATATGTATGTACATCTCAAAACGGAACCATCACAGCTATGACACAATCCACGATGTACTTATTTTGCTATTCGCGCGTGCTCCTGCTCCCTCACCTGGGGATACAACAGGCAGGCGAGGCAACTGAATTGGTTTCTAAGTTCACAGGTCACCTCGACTGGGAGATTATCCAGGCCTCATGATACGCGAACGCACTAACGTCAGCACCCTAAGTCGCATGTCGATGACATGAAGGACCAAGCCAGTCAGCAGCTGGGCAGACTCAGCGACTTCCGAACGAAGGCAGTGTTGCTGCCGGTGCCACAGGATTCGACGAGATTGGGAAATAAACGTCCTTGAAAGAGAGGAGGGTGATCCCTTCATCGAATATCATCATGGAGTCAAAGGTCATCAGAAACATTTGATTTAGTGCCTCATGCCACCTTCACTCAAGACGATCTTGAGACCCGTGATACATCCCATTCTAAGTCCAAGTGATGCCTTGCAGCTCACACATCCAATCCGAATGTCCAGGCTCATACACATCAGTAGGCCCATATTCACCCCCCTCCGCCGCATCCATGTTGCAAACATTGACATTAAAGTTGCACAACTGCACCGGCTCCAAGCCAACACCCTTCTCCGACACGGTCTCCCAAGGGTTCGTAAGCTGCTCATAATCATGCTTATCAAAGCAGTCCCCAGGCCCCTTCAAGATCTCCTCCTTGGTAAGCCCATACGTCTGGATGAGCTTCTCGGCAAGCCGGTGTTCTGGCACATCATCATCGCTATCGCGCCTCTGGAATCGCCACTCAGTCCACTTGCTATTCGCCTCCTGCCTACACAGGATAGCGGCAGACGAGGCATCGCAAGCCGTCTTATTGAAAGTGCGAATGATGTAGACATTCTGCGCCTGCATCAGCAGCGCCATGGCATTGACGCTGACAGTCTTGTACATCCACGTGTCGAAATCATCCTGCGTGATGTTCGTCTGGCGGGAGAGGAAGCCGCCACCGCTCAAGACCTTGTTGATACCCCACGTCGGATCATCAATGGGCGCGTCAATGACCTTTTTCGCGTACGTTCCGATCGCCTGCTTGTACTCGTCGACTTTGCCGCCCATCTGGCTAGACAGGTCGCTCCATCGCAGAAACTGGCCGCCTGCGCTGGGCGCGAGCATCATGCCGCCCGCAATGATGTTGCCTCCCTGGACTGTGCTAGCGATGCTGCCCGCGGTGGCGCCGAGTGCTGCTGTGGTTGGAAAGGCGTTTAGGATTCCGTTGACCCATGCCAGGAACCGCTTCATGGGAGTTACGTTGTCCTTCTTTGCCGGCCATAGGTCGTCGACTACCTTTGAGAGCTTCAGGCTTAGGATGGTGGCGGCGTAGGTTACGGCGAGGTTGAGGTTGTTGACGTAGTTGTTCCAGCCTTGGATACCCATCAAGGCGTACCTTGCGTGACTCGTTAGTACAGAGAAGAGTGATGGGATAGAAGCAGAACACATGGCTTACCACCCAGGTAAAGTGACCGGTGTACACGGTTGACCGGCATTGCACCACAGGTTGACCCCGCAAAAGAAGTTGGGGGCACCTAAGTATGCTCCTAGAGCTTGCACATTGTCGGAAGAGTACTTCGTATAATGTTTCGCGGCGTTGGCGAGGAAGTTGTCTACGCCCTCCTTCTTCCATGTATCGCTCGAGAGTTGGCTAGGCACGCAGTTTGCACGCGGGCTCACGACTGAGAGCAAGTCGGAGCCAGGACTAGACGGCGCCGCGTCCACATAGACACTCGAATACCCAGCGCATAACGCCAGTAAAGATCGAACGTGCATGAGAGGCTATTATATCTCGAGAATGAACTGCCTGCAGTTACTCTTGGTAAGACTGATACAAAGGATAGGGGTGCCTGGACGTCGGCGCAGAGCAGCTGGTCAATATACACTGACAGACAAGAAATATGATGATGGGTAGTGAGGCTCATCGAGGCAAGTTCCCGGTGTTCAAGTGAGACATATAAGCATCTTGAAGTCGAAACAATTAGTCTCCATGTTTGCCGGGCAAGCTGTTTCCTGGACTGTGCTGTCTGTCGTCAAAATTGGCAAGCATCATTGCGTGATAAGGTGCAATCGAGCAAGGACCGCCGTTCATCTAATTAGACTTTGTTACGATACCATTGATGATGATTGAATTGAACACGAATCGGATATCAGGTCAAAAACTGGTAAGATTAAGACACTTTTGCGTGGTTAATGAGAGTCGGTCAATGTTGTGATAGATAAAGTTCCCACTAAGCTTGGATCACTATGTGTCAGGCTCGGCGTTGCCGCTTGGTTCATGTTTCCGAGGATCTTCTGGGCAGTATTAGTGTAGATCCCTCTTTCAAGGTTTGCAGGAAGTCTTCCaggaataatataaagaaattgATAGGACTGTAAGCAACTCATTCAACCACTTGGCTCCGCTATGGCGATAGCCACTGAGTACACAATTGGCTCTTTGGTATAGTCGAGCATCTAGTCGTTCTATTACTCGCAGATACCTATATCTCTAAGCGACTGAGATGTGATTATAGAATCAAGACATTATATTTCAACTCGATAACGTTGCCATTTTCTAGACAGCGTATTACAACAACAAGAAGACATTCAACGCATACGCAATCGACATTGAAGCCAACGACTCGACGCAACCAGcgcctctctctcttccctcTCTTCCCTCCATCTTCACAGAACCCAAACCCATCGCAAACCCACCATGAAGTTCTCCAtacccctcctcctcgccgccTTCGCCACACAAGCCCTCGGCGACAGACACCACTTCTGCTGGTGCGGAAGCGACCAAGTCCCCAAATCAGACCCCTGCCTGACACAAGCCGCCTGCGCCAAATACCCGCAAGACAAGTTCTTCGGCGTCGAGGGCGGCGACCCGTCCGCGCCGACGATATCGAAATGGAGCGAGAAGAAGGCAAAGTGCTACAGCACGCGCGCGTGGCCCGTGATCCCGCATCCATTTCTCGGCGGGAACGAGTTTGAGGATGCGTGCTTTGCTGCCGCGGCGGATCAGGCTGTTGTCGATGCGTGTGGCGTTTCGCCTGGGAGCAGGACGGGGGTGAAGTCGTATTGCTCTGAGCCTTTTGACTGAGGGAATGTTTGCTGGGTTTGGTGGGTGAGCTCTGTTCTTGAAGTTTAAGTTGTTCAGGAAGTCTTGGGCGATCTACGTGAGTGGATGTTGACACTTGCTAACTTTTACCAATACCAGTCCTCCGCGAGTCTACCAGCGAGATTTGAATAACGGGGTCGAGCACCTCGATGCTTTGGCGTTAATCGGATTCAAGAGAGAAAAGTATTGATAGAATTGGAAATaaactatagatctcttGTGCAAAGCATGGTTTGGATTGAGTCCAGACATTTCTATcgtcttttaaatataccttAGCCTTGACAATCCTACAAAATTGAACAATGGAAATGCGATTATCTGCCCGATTATGAGAAGTCAATCATCGGCAGGGACCAAGGTCTCAACTGTCCGCCAACAAAAAACGCGTACGATAGACGCGTCTATGGAGAGTCAGTTCGACTGGCACCTTGGGGAGAGAGCCTCAATTCAACTATTGCCCTCATGATCAAGTCACAAAGCTGATGCTGCCGCACCGAAAGGTGAAGCTTCGCGGGCCAGCGGGCCCCCAGCTGCGAGCTACACGTCCCCACCCCGCCAATCAAGCCCCGGCCCACACCCTCTACTCCACATTCCTTCATAAGCCCTCAACTTTTTCTCATATTTTGCCTTCGGGCATTTGGTCAATTTGAAACGATACAGAGAAGATGTAAGCACCATCCCTGCACCCCTCGAGTTCGAGTCTGGAAACAGTCACTGACTTTCCTCACAGTAGCATGGCCCCTGCACTAAGGATGACACGCTCAATCAAAGAGAAGCTACCAATTTTTTTCTCGATTCTTTAAAATCGACTTTTCGATtgagcgtcttctcttttaCGAAGAGAAAGCGCGACGGTTCCCATTGCTCACCTCAACGCAGGTCTATCTGGCCAAATCCTTGGGGTCGTATGAGAGGAGATTCTTTATTTACATCTTAGGTGGGTAGTTGTTCACAGTACGCTACAAGGTTGCGCCGGACATGACGCCTGGACTGGCCAAGTCTTCTTTGGGCGCGCGCTTACACCAGTGGTTCTCATCATTTTGATATATTCGGACAGCATTAGTACCCAAACCGTGTCGCTTTCGATGCAAAACAATCACACATTTGCACTCAACAGGTAACACTGCGCGTCAAGTTTTTCTCGTTGCATTAAATCGAAAGTAAATAACATTACAAATACTGTGAGGGCTGTCCGTTTTTCCGCCGCCCGTACTATGTGGTGGGAAAGAATATGTCTAGATGTGCTCAAGGACAGGATATCTAATGGTCTAGAAGGAGCGTGGGTTGTGTCATTAAGTCGTAAAGCGGAGAGATGTGCAAATGAAATCCTCAAGATCCGTCGTGCGTGGTAAGTACTAAATCATTCTCATGCCTGGGGCGCGGCAGTGCGCTTGGGCATTTCCATGTCTACCCCGCGGAAGCGCATGCCACGCTTCTTCTTGGATGAGGTGGTGCTGGTGCTAGTCGACGaagtcttcttcttcttgtcatCGTCATCAGACTTGCTGGTGGTCGTGGGCTTGGAGGTGATGGTCGAGCTGGCAGGAGTGGTGGCGGGAGAAGTGACCACGGGGCTCGTGGTGGTGCTCACGACCAGAGTCGAGGGCGTCGAGCTGGGGGTCGAGCTTGGGGACGGCGCATTGGTCTTGGTGGCCCAGTAAGCGTCCAGACGGCTCTCGACCTCCTGCTCGTTATTGTAGGGCTGGAGCTTGGCCATGTACTCGACCCGGGACTTGATCGCGTCCCAGCTAGATGCAGCAGAGCTCTCATTCTTGGAGCGCCACTCCAACTGCATGGGGTCGGCGAAGGCTTCCTCGTCGTAGCCAAGGTCCTCGAGCTTGGTGACGTTGAAAGCAGCCATCATCTCATGGTCCTCGTGGATGAGGTTGTGGCAGTGGAACATGTACACACCGGGCCAGGGGGCGTAGTGAGCCTCGACGGTCACAGTCTCACCAGGTCCAACCCAGACGACATCCTTGAGACCCTGAGACTCGTACGGGAAAACCGTGTTGCTACGGCCGTTGACGCGCTTGATGACGCGGAAATCGACGAGGTGGATGTGGATTGGGTGGCTCCAGCCGCCGGAGCTGTTCTCGAGCTCCCAAACCTCAACAGTACCCCGTTTAGGCTTGGCAAGGACGCGGTTGTTCACATCAGCAAAGATGACACCGTTGATACGCCAGTCGCTGCCGGTGCGGTGGAACAGGAAGTGCTGATCAACGCCGGTCTTGTCCTTGGGGAACGGCACGGCccggagggaggaggggactTCGGACTTGTCATTGACCGATTCGTCGCTGACTACAAAGCGCATAACCTTATCGGTGTGCAGATAGTCCACATCCGCGGCGAAGCCTCTGGTGTTGCGCATGGTGACATTCTCGCCCTTATACTTGGAGAAGTCAATGACAATCTCGTAGCGCTCGGCCATGGAGATGTAGAGATCCTTGACCTTCTGGGGTCCCGTCAAGAGGCCGGCATCGGAGGAGATGACTTCGAATTCGACTCTGTTGGCCTTGAGATCTTCGAGGTAGAGGAAAAATGTACGGGAAATGGCGGCATCGAGAAGACGGAAACGGTACTTGCGGGGTTCGACCTTCAGATACGGCCAAGGCTGTCCGTTGACATGGATAACATCGCCGTATAAGCTAGTCTGTTCGTTGGCAGGCGAGTACAGAGTACCATCGGAATTGTATTGTTTCGCAGAGAGAATCAGAGGAATGTCGTAGACGCCGTAACCGCTGGGGAGGCCAAGAGAGTCTTCAGCAGAATCGTGGAGGATGTATGCGCCAGCCTGGCCAAAGTAGGCATTCTCGGCAGTGTGGTCGATGGCGTGGTCGTGGTACCAGAGAGTGCGGGCGTTCTGATTATTGGGATAGTAGTAGTCTTTGTACTGGCCAGGGTTGAAGACATCTTCAGCCCAACCATCCCAAGGTGTGCGCTGAGCAAAAAAGGTTAGATGATAGTATTTCAAAGGTGGATGGTTCTAAGCCTTACCGAAGGAGAGCCGTGAAGATGAACTGAGCTGGCCATCTTGGCGTGGTTGATGAAGCGAACGACTGCCTCTTCGCCACGCTCTATGAGGAACGTTGGTCCAGGCGCTATGCCATCATATCCGACCAAGTTTGCAGGCTTGAGGTTGGGGTAAACTTGAGCGGTGAACTCCTTGACCTCAACCTCATAGTACCTGATCTTCTTTCCGGTCACTGGATTGATGATCGCCTGGTTGGGGCTGCTGGAAGTTAGCCACGAGAGCTCTTCATCAACGAACGGTATGAGCTGCGGATGTGGCTTACTATCGTTCCTCCTTAGGAGGGGGAATTGGTAGAGGAAACTCGTAGAGCCATGTGTATGCGGGACTGTCCCAGTCCTTGGCGAGGGTATCAGAAGCAAGAGCCAAGACAATGGCCAGAGACTGGCGAAGAGTGAGAGAGACCATGGCGGAGATGGAAGATGATATGCAGGGAAATGAGCCAAGAGAAACAGTGCAAGTGACAAGTGCTGGCCAAGACGGGTGGCGACGCCTTTGTAACTGTCAAATGCTTGGAAGGAGACAAGGGCGATGAGACTGGTGGAGAAGATTTCCGTTCGTAGGGACAGAACTCCAGTATTTATCAACTTTCATAATTCATCTCGATCAAAAATCTGGGTGGTCGAGGCGGCGAAACCATGGACCGAGTTACGGCGATCCAGTCCAATCTGACGAGACCCACGCCGGACCCCAGGTAGAAAGCCACAACGACAGCCTTAGCAATGGCGTGAGCCGGTGAAGGGTTGACCTCGAGCGAAATGTTTCCCGCACAGAGGTTATCGGCTAGCCCTTTGGAGCAAGAGCATCGCTAGTCTGAGCTGCTCTCTAAGGCGAGCAATATCCTTGGGATGAGTGGGCTGACGAGGGCGTACTGTAAAGCTCAATGGCCGACTTACGGTCCTTCAACATGGATCGCATCGTTCGGCGTCAGTGGGGCAAGTCGTTGTCTATGCATACACTCCAAGGGCAGATGTCTGGACGGTGAAGAAAGAAGGCCAGTCTAGAAACACGCGGTAGATGCAACACTCTTGTCCGAGTATGCCGAGGGGGGTCCAGGCCATCGGCAACCCAGGATCTTGGTTCAGCAGAAGCAGCAGCCAGGGGATGGTCGAGCTAGTCTCTAGCACGTACGATCCGTTTGGTTCCTCGAAGGTGACCCCATCTGCAAACTCGTGGATCGAAGATACGAATAAAGAAGTCAACGGGCGGCAGCTACAGCCATCCAGATCCAAGCCCTCAACGTCGGATTGCTTCTTGTGGTTGGGTCAGTGGGTAGGCCGTCAAGACGAGCGCCACTCTCGCGTAGCGCGCAATTTGATGCATGGAAATGTAAGAAGAGCTTTTGCCAGCCGGGCGCGGGAGGTTTACCTGACGCTGGTCAAGACGACATGAGAAGGCTGGGAGTTGACGCCTGGTGTCGAGGCCAtaatgttagtatccctattataaggtagttagttcgaaccgtagttaacgaagatattaattaaactatataaatatctacgtagtaggtataaaaaagaggttctaaccgtaggttactctagttataataatcctaaatagggctcttaattagcccctatatagtcggctatataccgcagttaaattaaacttctaatttaatactaactttttcttttttttattaatttacttattataattaaaaatctaattcgacctcgggtccgtttattaagtcgtttctttttactccttttttttattctttttatataacttatctttttatttatatattaacttttttattatttataaattactctaaccccttattaagagttatttttataaaaacattagcgaggttattattattattaatctaataaatctcgagtattttacgctttttatataattacttaagggctataatatcgattataagcctcttttcttttttttttaaatttaacgaggtatttatataataagtaggaattcgtataaataaccgttaggattaataaaaagctaagttaattagtaattttctttagcgttattaaaattatataagagaggttaacgctattaactatattataaacttttaatattagtatatttcttattatttacttatttttaattaacgagtaatagattatattattatatataataaattcgctcttacttatactcttattaactaggataataatatattttaattataaaataaggtcgttattatttataaataacttattaataaagatatagagcttattaattataaagttaattaagtagtaaataaggcctcgattaagattcgtttattactatttaaattatttattaagtacttcgacgttttatttaattagatccgtagcttatactattttaatataattaaaaatcgctttaggttaatatatacttataatatataccccttgtgcgagcttagttttatattactttttaatattaattacgtttagatcgacgaggttaattttcttatcctaccctttttattaaaaaacgacggtttcttttttaataataagaattctattattaaatactaagggggcgttcgttataaggaccttttttagttttattataaagcccgctttttaaagctccttaccctcttcttttataaaattaatattaaataggcctaatatatcgttagtttatattctaataattttaaattagttacttttatacttagaaattagtaagtacgggtcgtatgtaaatataattattaataattaattaatatagaaatcgtagtatatagcttactaataagtacccgattttataagcttatataatagcttaagtactttaataatcgtactttttaagtacttactaattatttcttttaataaataggctaggattt encodes:
- a CDS encoding bilirubin oxidase; its protein translation is MRSMLKDRLADNLCAGNISLEVNPSPAHAIAKAVVVAFYLGSGVGLVRLDWIASLAIVLALASDTLAKDWDSPAYTWLYEFPLPIPPPKEERYPNQAIINPVTGKKIRYYEVEVKEFTAQVYPNLKPANLVGYDGIAPGPTFLIERGEEAVVRFINHAKMASSVHLHGSPSRTPWDGWAEDVFNPGQYKDYYYPNNQNARTLWYHDHAIDHTAENAYFGQAGAYILHDSAEDSLGLPSGYGVYDIPLILSAKQYNSDGTLYSPANEQTSLYGDVIHVNGQPWPYLKVEPRKYRFRLLDAAISRTFFLYLEDLKANRVEFEVISSDAGLLTGPQKVKDLYISMAERYEIVIDFSKYKGENVTMRNTRGFAADVDYLHTDKVMRFVVSDESVNDKSEVPSSLRAVPFPKDKTGVDQHFLFHRTGSDWRINGVIFADVNNRVLAKPKRGTVEVWELENSSGGWSHPIHIHLVDFRVIKRVNGRSNTVFPYESQGLKDVVWVGPGETVTVEAHYAPWPGVYMFHCHNLIHEDHEMMAAFNVTKLEDLGYDEEAFADPMQLEWRSKNESSAASSWDAIKSRVEYMAKLQPYNNEQEVESRLDAYWATKTNAPSPSSTPSSTPSTLVVSTTTSPVVTSPATTPASSTITSKPTTTSKSDDDDKKKKTSSTSTSTTSSKKKRGMRFRGVDMEMPKRTAAPQA